The DNA segment GCCTACATTCCGGAATCCTATGTTCCGGATATTGATCAGCGCATTGCTATTTACCGAAAGCTCTCACGTATGGTATCCATTGGAGAAATTAAAACCTTCCGGGAAGAGCTGGCGGACCGTTACGGTTCTCTGCCCTCCGAGGCCGGCAATATTCTTTTAAAAATTATGCTGAAGGTCCTTTGTGTGAAGGCCGGGGTTCGGCGTCTGGACCTGAATGAGCGTCAGCTTCTGATGACCTTTTCGGAAATCCATCAGAAAAGACCCATGGCCATAGGGGAGGTGATGGAGGTGGCAAATCAGGAAATGGTATTTCTTGCCGACGGCAGTCTGAGGGTCGTATTACTCAAGGATCGCCGGTTGCCTCCCATGGTGCAGGCCAGAAACATCTTGAAAGAAATTGTGGCCCGTGTTAACGGCTGAAGGGTTGTCTACTGCTTTTTTTCCGAACAGGGAAAATTCCTTGATCCCACCAGAGAGGACCATGAAGCCTTTTTACGGAACGACTGTCCTTGCCCGTCTTTGTTGTATCTTTTGGTTGTCCCTTATGCTTGTATCCGGCTGTACTCCGGCACAGTTGCATGATTCGGACTGGATTCTGGCCACAGCGAATTCGAGGATTACCCTTGTGGAATACCGGGATGCCTATGAAATGGCAAAGGCTGCCTACTCCCATAATATTCTGCAGGAACAGCGGATTCAGAGGGCTCTTCACTATCGGGTTCTCAAAGATCTGGCGGAAAGCCTTGTGCTGGAGGCAGGGGCACGACAGGAGGGAATTGTCATTGATGAGGCTCGGTTAAAAGCAGCGGTGGAAGAGATGCGGATGACATTTCCGGAAGATGAGCTTGAACGTATGCTTTCGGAAAGCGCCATTTCGGAAAGGGCCTGGGAGGAAGGGCTGCGCCGGAGGCTTCTTACGGAGAAGCTGGTGGAAAAGATTCTGGACCGTGAGCTGGAGGTGACGCCGGAGGCCCTGAGGCCTTTCTTTCTGGAATACAGCAAAACCCTTGGTCAGAAGCCAGAAGAAGTGGTTATGACGGAAGAGGTTACAGAAGAATTGATTGCCCGTTTCCGCAGACAGGAAGCGGAACCGGTATATAGGAAATGGCTGCAGGGTGTGAAGGAGCAGGTGGAGGTTCAGGTTCATACCGAACTTCTTTACCGGGTTTTTCCGGAAACCCGGCCCCTGCTGGCCGAGCTGGGTGAGGAGGAGGGGGATGTCAGTCTGCCCGTGAATCCGGCCCCTGACGTGGATCTGCATGAGGAAGCAGGTTTGTAATATGACAAAGTTTTTGGGAACGCTGGTTGTTTGGATCTGTTTCGGCTTGTTTGCTTTTCCTGTATCGGCCCAGATTATTGTGGACCGGATTATTGCCCTTGTGGATGACCGCATTATCACCAAGGTGGCATTTGAAGAGACCTTTGCTCCCATACGGGAACGTATTGAAGCTGCCGGTTACGGGCCTGAGGAAACACAGGCGCTGATTGATCGCTATCGGGAAGATGTGATGAATCAGATGATTGATCAGACCATTACTGATATTGCGGTGGAAGAGGCTGGGATAGAAATCTCAGATCAGGAAGTGAATCAGGCCCTTGAAGATTTTCGCATGAATCACAATCTCTCGCCTGAGGAATTTGAGAAAGCCCTTTTGTCAGAAGGTCTCACCCTGGAGGTGTACCGGAACCAGATGCGGGAGCAGATGCTGCGTTCCAGACTGGTGAATTACATGGTGCGGTCCCGCATTGTCATCACGCGTGAGCAGATAGAGGCTTTTTACCGTGAGAATGCGGAACGTTTCGGAGGTGGGAAACGCTATCGTCTGGCCCATATTCTGATTCCTTTTCCAAGAAACATGGCACCGGAAACGGAGGCACGGCTTCGGGAAAAAACACAGACACTGGTCGGGTACCTTGAATCTGGCAGGAGCTTTTCGGAGCTGGCTGCTCAGGAAAGCCAATCCACCATTGCCGGGCCTGATGGTGAGCTGGGCTGGTTTGAGGCGGAGACCCTGTCTCCCCGCATACGGGATGCTGTAGCGGGACTTCAGCGGGGGGATTTTTCCGGTCCCGTGCGTACCCCTCAGGGTTTTCAGATTTTTAAGCTTCTTGAAACCGGCTTTCAGAATCCAAAACCCCTTTCCGAAGTGGAAGATGAAATAGCCGATGAATTGTATGATGTGGAGGTAAACCGCCGATTCCAGATCTGGGTTACGGAGTTGCGTGAAAAAGTTCATGTGCGTATGCTGGATTGATAACACCTTTTTTGCGGGGATACAGCGGTATGGGGGAAGAATCCCGGACTACAGAGGAAGGGTTTGGTCTGTATCTGCAGAATGGCCGTATCATGCAGGGTATTCTGCTGCAGGATCTGGCGGAACGGCTCTTCGTGAGCCGGGAAACGCTGCAGCGCCTGGAAGATGAGGACCACGGGGGGCTTCCGGTTCCTGTTTTTGTCCGGGGATTTGTGCGGCACTACGCACAGGAAGTGAACCTGGATCCGGATTATGCGGCGGAACTGTACAAGAAGGCCAGAAAAAAATGGGATGCCAGGGAAGAAGATGCCCGCAGAAAGATTTTGTTCAGAAAGCGTCTGGTCCGATGGTTGAAGGGATGCGCTGTTTTGTTGATTCTGATAGCAGCGTTGAGCTTTGGGGGAGTATGGCTGGCGGGTTTTATGGGTGATGTGGAGGCCAGAAAAGAAGCGGCTCTGATGGCCGTTGCCCGCAGCACTCCAGACTACGATCAGCCCCGCAAACCGGTGCAGAGCGGATATAAGCTGGAGCTGCTGGCCGTGGAGTCTACGTGGGTAAAAATTATTGTGGATGAGGAACCTTCCCGTTCTTTTTCCGTGGAACCCGGAGATGTCCTTGAATTTCATGCGGAAAAAACGTATAATGTTTTAATTGGAAGTGCCACAGGGGTACGGCTGCGCCTGAACGGAAAAGCCCTGCCCCTTTCCGGCTCAGGTGGACAGGCGGTGAATCTGCACCTTCCCTGACAGTCTGTTCTGCAACCTGATTTTTCCGACCCGCCGATATCCGGCTGCATCCTACCCCAAGGGCAGTTGCGGCATCGAACGGGTCGTTTTGCGTTCTGGCGAGAGACCGGGGGTTACCGTATGTTTCATGACCGTCATACCATTCTTGTGGAAAGCATCAAGCGGCTTCTGCGCCGCAATGCCGTCCCGCATCTTAAAAAAATAGTTCGAAAAACCCACGCAGCCGATCTCGCCTACGCTTTTCGGTACATAGGACTTGCCGATCAAAAGCGGCTTTTTTCCATGATGAACGATGTGGAACAGCAGGGTCTGCTGCTTTCCGAGCTGGAAGACAGTATTTTTCTGGAGTTTATTCGGGAAATGCCGGTGGATGACATCGTCCATATCCTTGATGAAATGCCCAATGATGACGTTGCCGACCTTATCGGTCTGATGCCACCGGAAACCGCCACGGCTGTTCTGGAGAAAATGGAAAAGGAAGGCTCCGAAGAGGTGGAGGGGCTTTTGCGCTACAGTGATGATACCGCGGGCGGTATCATGACACCTGATTTTGTAGCCCTTTCCCAGGATGCCACGGCCAGGGAGGCCATTGAGTCTCTGCAGAAGGAACACAGGGATGTGGAGATGCCTTTTTATCTCTATGTTGTGGATGATCTGAAGCGGCTTGTGGGGGTTATTTCCCTTCGTCAGCTAGTGGTGGTACGGCCGGAAACACGGTTGAAGGATATCATGAATCCGGATCTTGTTTCCGTACAGACTTCCATGGATCAGGAAGAAGTGGCTAAAATTGTTGCCCGTTATGATATTTTGGCCGTTCCCGTTGTGGATGAAACAGGGGTGCTGGAAGGGATTGTTACCGTTGATGACGTAATTGATATTTTCCGTATGGAAGCAACGGAAGATATTCTGAAAATGGCAGGTGTTGGAGAGATTTTCGTGGAAACCCAGACGATTCTGGGCGGAATCCGTATCCGGCTTCCCTGGCTTTTTGCCTCCTGCCTTGGGGGGATTCTGGCTTTTTATGTTATTTCCGGCTTTGAGGAAACCCTTGTCAAATACGCCTATCTTGCCGCATTTATGCCCGTTATTGCAGGTATGGGGGGGAATGTGGGCACACAGTCTTCCACCATTGTGGTTCGGGGGCTTGCCACGGGCAGGCTTTCTCTGGGGGATTTCTGGCGGGTGATCGGCAAGGAATTTCTGGTGGGACTGGTCCTGGGTGCGGTTTACGGTCTTCTCATCGGCCTTGTGGCGGAGCTGCAGTACAGTATTTTTATGTTGAATATTGTTGTCGCACTAGCCATGGTTTCGTCCATGACCATAGCGGCATTCATGGGTGCCCTTGTACCTCTGGGGCTGGCCCGAATGAAAATAGACCCTGCGGTGGCAACCGGTCCCTTTGTGACTACCAGCACGGACGTGATTACGGCTTTTCTGTATTTTACCATTGCCACTAAGCTGCTGAATATGTGATTCCATGGAGTGCGGTTCTATGAATCCTGATGCGTCTTCCATTGTGATGCGCCGTGTGGAATATGGTGATTATGATGTTATTTTGACCCTCTTTTCCCGTTCAAAGGGAAAGTTCTCTGCCATTGCCAAAAATGCCCGTAAAAGCAGACGTCGCTTTTCAGGCAGGCTGGAGCTGTTTTCCGTTCTGCATCCGGACTGCAGCCAGCCGAAATCCGGTGGAATGCCCGTTCTGCAGGAAGTGCGTCTTCTGGAACCCTTTGAAAATCTGCGTTCGGATTTCATACGTATGGGATATGCGGCTTACTGGTCTGAAATACTCTGTCTCTGGCTGGAGGAACATGCCCCGCAGGAAGATGTTTATGATCTTTTTTTTCATAGACTGAAGGCCCTGCACCATGGGGTGGAAAATCCTGAAATAGCCAGCCTTCTCTTTCAGCTTCGTTTTCTGGGTCTTGCCGGGCTCTCTCCCGGGATGGATAACTGCGGAGGATGTGGGGCCCGTCTGGAAGGTGTTCGTGCCGGTCGTATCCGTTTTGACTATGGCAGGGGGCGTATTCTTTGTGGTACCTGTTCTCCTGTGGCGAAAGTCTGTGCCATGGCTCCGGGAACGGTGAAAACCCTCTGCTGGCTGCAGGAAAGGGTAAGCGAGGGGCCAGGGCGTGTTCAGTTTTCCAGGGAAGCCGCCAGAGAAGGCCTTTTGTTTCTGGAGTCCTTTGTGTCCTTTCATATGGGAAGAGATTTTCGTTCCTTGCGTTACCTGCGCAGTGTGCGCGGGCCTCAGGGTTTCTCTCTGGAAACGGCGGCTGCGGATATCACTGCATATCGTGCCAAGGCCTGAAGCGGTTTCGGGTACAGGAAAACATCTGTCTGAAAAGGGGATTTGTTTGGAGATGCTTTGTCCGGAAAAGGAAATGGTGGGCTCTGCGCCCTGTCGGGTAGATTTTGGTGGAACCCTGGATCTGCCCCTTTTTTATCAGTCTCTGGGGCCGGAACTTGCGTGTACGGTGAACATGGCACTGAATCTCCGTACGGAGGTCCGTATCCGGCCCCATGAGAAAGGCAGGGTGCGTGTGGTTTCCAGAGGGTTTGAACCGGCGGAGTTTGCCTGCGGTGAAGCACCTTATAACCATCCCCTGGGTCTGGTGTTTGCCATTCTGGATGCATTTGGTGCCGGGAATATCCATGTGGAAATTACATCCGCTTCTCCGCCGAGAAGTGCTCTGGGCGGCTCTTCTGTGATGGCGGTGGCACTGGTTGCCCTGCTCATGAGACTGGAGAATAAGAATGCTTCGGTGAACGTGGAGGATGTGGTGCTCAGGGCAAGGGCCATTGAGTCGGCCGTGGCCGGTGTACCCTGCGGCATGCAGGACCAGCTGGCGGCCGCTTATGGAGGTGTCCATTTATGGCAATGGGAAAGGGAGGGGCTTATTCGTCCATGGCGGCAGACCTCTCTTCTGAATCCGTCGGATTACCATGGTCTTGCGTCTTCCATGCTGGTGGCTTACGGAGGTGATCCCCATGACTCCCTGGATGTGAACGGACGCTGGGTTCAGGGGTTCAAAGAGGGCAGAACCCGAAAGGAATGGGAGGATATAGGCCTGCTGACCCGCCGATTCGGAGAGGCACTGGCTGAAATGGACCTGAAGACAGCTGTCTTTTGTATGCAGGAGGAACTGACCATCCGTTTGCGTCTGACTCCGGATGTTCTGGACCCTGCGGGGATGCGTCTTGCCTCGGCAGCAGGTACCCTTGGTTGCGGCGTCCGTTTTGCGGGTGCCGGAGGAGGGGGCTGTGTCTGGGCACTGGGGCCGGAAGATACGCTAGGAGCTTTACGAAGCCAGTGGCAACGGCTGATGGATAAAATGCCCGGAGCCTGTATTCTGGATGCGGCTCCTGAAAAAGACGGTGTGCTGTTTGATGTCTGATGGCAGGAACAGGCATTATTTATAAAACCTGCGGTAATTTCTGGCCGGAATTAAGCCCTGCAGATTACTTTGTAACGATACTTGCCGCCTTGACGTCACTAGAAAGTTGCTCGGCGGCAGTACATTCTGCGTGGCTGATCCGTATTATTGCGCCCTGTTAACGACCATGACCGTCAGGCAGACACATGGGCTGTTTGCCTGTGACACCATCTCTGTTTTTAGAGCTTTTTGTCCTGTACGGGAGCGGTTCGGTGCTCAAGTAAGAAAGCCTTTTTTATCATAAAATGTATCCGCAAATTGGAGTGAAGGATAACGTCACTGGCAAACAGCCATGGTGACTTGCATCGGAACCAGCTGCTGATACTGCAGTGCCGGAATGATAGAGTATACATGAGCGGAATCGTTATGTTTTTGGGATTTCAGAGTAAAATGCTATGAATGTTTACTTTCGTAAGGATATTTTAACAACCTTTTAAGCAAATAAGGATGATGGATATGCGGTTTCAGGATCTTATTTTCACCCTGCAGAAATTCTGGGCAGACAGGGGGTGCGTTCAGGCCCAGCCCTATGACCTTGAGGTGGGTGCGGGAACCTTTCATCCCACAACCCTGCTCAAAGCCCTTGGACCGGAACCATGGAGCGTTGCCTATGCCCAGCCCTGCCGCAGACCCACGGACGGCCGGTATGGGGAAAATCCCAACCGTATGCAGCATTATTACCAGTTTCAGGTCATCATGAAACCATCTCCATCGGATGTGCAGGATATGTATCTGGAAAGTCTGAAAGCCATTGGCGTGGACCCCCTGGCCCATGACATCCGCTTTGTGGAAGACGACTGGGAGTCGCCCACCCTTGGTGCTTCGGGACTGGGCTGGGAAGTCTGGCTGGATGGGATGGAAATTACTCAGTTTACCTATTTTCAGATGACAGGTTCCATAGAGGTGAAGCCCGTGAGCGTAGAGCTGACCTACGGCCTTGAACGCATTGCCATGTATCTGCAGGGTGTGGACAGTGTGTATGACCTCATGTGGAATGATAAAATCACCTACGGGGATATCTTTCACCAGCAGGAAGTGGAACAGAGCCGCTATAACTTTGAAGAAGCCAATGTTCCCCTGCTTTTTGATCTTTTTGCAAAGTATGAGTCCGAAGCAAAGAGGCTCATAGAAAAGGATCTGGTTCTGCCCGCCTATGAGTTCGGCCTGAAGTGTTCCCACACCTTCAACCTTCTGGATGCAAGGGGAGCCATCAGTGTGACGGAAAGAACCGGTTATATCGGAAGAATCCGGAACATCGCCAGGGCCTGTTCCGAAGCCTATCTGGTTCAGCGGGAAGCCATGGGCTTTCCCCTTCTGAAAAAATAAGCCTGATATCCAAGCCATGTACATTCGGGGGGAATGCCCCGTAGCCATAAGGACACCATCATGACAAGTCTTCTTTTTGAAATTGGAACCGAAGAAATACCGGCAGGATACATTGACCCTGCCATTGCGGCCCTTGCCGCATTTCTGAAAAAAGAGCTGGCCGCCGCCCGCGTTGACTTTGGAGAGATCACAAGTTTTGCCACCCCGAGGCGGCTTTGTGTGCGCATTGCGGATGTGGCCACCATGCAGCGGCCGGAAACCACGGAGCTGATGGGGCCGCCGGAGAAGGCTGCCTTTGATGCGGAAGGCAAGCCGGGCATCCCCGCTGTGAAATTTGCGGAAAAAGCCGGAATCTCCTTAGAAGAGATTGAAATCCGGGAAACCCCCAAGGGGCGCTATCTTTTTGCCAGAGTTGAAGAAAAGGTCCGGCCTGTGGCGGAGCTTTTCTGCCATATGCTGCCTGCGGCGGTCCGTGCCCTGAACTTTCCCAAAACCATGCGCTGGGCAGACACGGAGCTTGCCTTTGCAAGGCCCATTCAGCGTTTTGTTGCCCTTTTCGGTGAGGCACTGATTCCCTTTGAAGTGGAGGGTATTGTTTCTGACCGCCTGAGCAGCGGCCATCGTTTTCATCATCCCCAGCCCGTGACCATTGATTTGCCAGAACATTATGAAGGGATTTTGAAGGATGCCGGTGTTATAGCCGATGTTCAGGAGAGAAAGGCAGCCGTGGCCCGTTCCGTGGAGGAAGTGGCCAAAAACTCCGGCGGCAGGGTGCTTGCGGATGAAGAGCTGTTAAAAATCGTCACCCACCTTGTGGAAGCGCCCTATCCTGTCATGGGAAGTTTTGATCCTGCCTTTCTGGAAGTGCCCAGAGAAGTGCTCATCACATCCATGAGGGAACATCAGAAATATTTTGCCGTTGAAGATGAAAAGGGTAATCTTCTGCCCCTTTTCATTGCCGTTAACAATACCTCCCCCAAAGATATGGAGCTGGTACGTCAGGGCCACCAGCGTGTACTGAGGGCAAGGCTTTCCGATGCCAGATTCTTCTGGGAAACGGATAAGAAAGCCACCTTTGACCAGTGGAATGAAAAGCTTGATCAGGTGCTCTTTCAGGCAAAGCTGGGCACCATGGGAGAGAAGGTGGCACGAATCCGCAGTCTTTGTGCCAGCATGGGTAAAGATTTGGGCCTTGACGGAGAGATGATGGCGGATCTGGACCGGGCCGCCAGCCTCTGCAAGGCGGATCTTGCTTCCCAGATGGTTTATGAATTCCCCGAGGTACAGGGCATCATGGGCAGAGCCTATGCCCTTTTCCACGGAGAAAATGAACGGGTGGCCCGTGCCATGGAGGATCATTACAGACCCCTTGGCAGTGGTGGAAAACTGCCGGAAGATCTGTGCGGTGTGGTCCTGTCCATGGCGGACAAGCTGGATACCCTCTGTGGTTGTTTTGCGGTGGGGCTGAGGCCCACAGGAGCGGCTGATCCCTTTGCCCTGCGCCGGGCAACCCTTGGGATTCTGCAGATGCTTCTGGACAAAAACTTGGGTTTTTCCCTTCGGGAGCTGGTTACCCTTGCCCTGGAAACCCTTGGGGATAAAAAGAAGGAAGACGGGAAAGAAACGGTGCAGGCAGTCTGCGACTTCATGGTGACCCGCCTTGCCAATCTGCTGGCCGAAAAAGGATTTTCAAGGGAAGGTATTGCCGCTGTTCTGGCCGTAGAGAATAACCATATTCCAGATGTCCTGCGCCGGGTGGAAGCCCTGGACCGCGTCAGGAATCAGCCGGATTTTCTTGCTCTGGCCGGAGCCTTTAAAAGGGCTTCCAATATTTTGAAAAAAGCCGGGGATGTGAAACCTCTGGTGGATGTATCCCTACTGACGGAACCTGCGGAAAAAGGGCTGTATGAAGCCCTTGAACTCTGCGTTCAGACCGTTGACGGCCACATGGTTGTCAATGATCTGGATGCTGCCCTTGCAAGCATTGCCACCCTGCGTCAGTCTGTGGATGCTTTTTTTGACGGGGTGATGGTCATGGCAGAGGATGAAAGGGTGAAGAATAACCGACTGGGGCTTCTGGCTTCCATTGCGGCTCTTTTTAACAGAATTGCGGATTTTTCACGACTGGGTTAGCAAAAAGGCTGACTATACACTAAGGAGGTAGAATGGCTGGTTTTGATCCGTCAAAGGATAAGGTTTTGAAATCATGGAGAAGTGAGGAAACAGGTCTTGTGGTTGCCATCCACAGCTATGACGGCGGTGAGGCCAAGTTACAGATCGGACCGAGGATGCTGAAAAAAAAGGATGGTTCCGATAGGGCACCCGTGAAAGCGGGCAGGCTGACAATTGAAGACGTGCAGTGGATCTATGATAACATAGATGACATCAAAGATGGCCTGGAAGAACATAACAATCCCATGGATTGATGAATGGAGCAGGAGAGGGGCAAAGGGTCCATGGAAAAACCGTTGAAAGAACGAGAAGGGCAGTGCAGCGAAAAAGTACGGCAGCGGGCTGCCCTTCTCCGGAAGGATCTGTCACGGCACAGCTACCGTTATTATGTGCTGGATGATCCGGAAATCACCGATGCAGCCTATGATGCCCTTTTCCGGGAGCTGCAGGAGCTGGAGGGGCGTTTCCCGGAACTGAAAACCCAGGATTCCCCCACCCTGAGGGTGGGAGCACCACCTCTTTCGGGCTTTACTCCGGTTTTCCATCGCCTTCCCATGCTCAGCCTTGACAATGCCTTTGATGAGGGGGAGTTTTTTGCCTTTGTTCAGCGCATTCGGAAAGGCGTGGCAGGGGAGCTGCTTTTTTCCGTGGAGCCTAAGTTTGACGGCATTGCCGTTTCCCTGCGCTATGAGAATGGTGTTCTGACAGAGGCAGCCACACGGGGGGATGGCCTGGTGGGCGAAGGGGTAACGGAAAATGTGCGGACCATTGCCAACCTTCCCCTGCGCCTGAGGGTGGAAGAACCGCCTGCGGTGCTGGAAGTGAGGGGCGAGGTGCTCATGGACCGTAAAGGCTTTAAAGCCCTGAACCTAAGCCGGGAAAAAACCGGAGAAGCCCCCTTTGCCAACCCGAGAAATGCCGCTTCCGGCTCCCTGCGTCAGCTGGATTCCCGCATTACGGCCACACGGCCCTTACGCTTTTTTGCCCATGGTATGGGAGAGGTGGAGGGTCTTTTTCTTTCCTCCATGGCAGAATTGTTTGCCTTTCTCCGATCCGCAGGTTTTGCCCTGAGTCCTTTGGCACAGAGTGCTGTGTTACCGGAAAAAGTGCCAGATATTTATGCGGAAATGGTGGAACGCCGGGAGTCCCTTGATTACGAGGTGGATGGCATGGTGATCAAGGTGGAAAATTTTGATCTCCAGACCCGACTCGGTATGACATCCCGTACGCCGAGGTGGGCGCTGGCCTGGAAATTCCCTGCCATGGAAGCCCGTACCCGTCTGGAAAGAATAGAAGTGCAGGTGGGCCGCACCGGTGTTCTTACGCCTGTGGCCATTCTCACTCCCGTGGAAGTGGGGGGCGTAACCGTGAGCCGGGCCACACTGCACAACATGGATGAAATTCTCCGCAAGGATATCCGCATCGGAGATCAGGTTTTTATTCAGCGTGCGGGAGATGTCATCCCCAAGGTTGTGAAGGTGATTGAGCATCTGAGGGATGGCTCGGAAATTGTTTTTCAGATGCCGGATCACTGCCCCGTATGTGGCAGCCTCGTGGTGCAGGAAGAGGGGGAGGTGGCTGTACGTTGTGTGTCCGCCACCTGTCCTGCCCAGCTTAAGGAAAGAATTCGTCATTTTGCTTCCAAGCCAGCCCTGGATATGGATGGCATGGGTGAAAAACTTGTGGCCCAGCTTGTGGACAGGGGGCTTGTAAAGACCTGTGCGGATCTTTTTTATCTGGATGTTCCGGGTCTTGCGGCCATGGACCGCATGGGTGAAAAATCAGCGTCCAATCTTGTCAAAGCCATCCATGACCGGAAAAAAACTTCATTCCACCGCCTGTTATACGGTCTGGGTATCCGCCATGTGGGTGTTCACACGGCCAAAATTCTTGGCCAGCGTTTCCGGAGTTTTGACAATCTTATGGCGGCCGATGTGGAAAGCCTGTCTTCCGTGGAAGGTGTCGGTCCTGTGCTGGCGGAGGCCATCCGGGATTATTTTTCCCGTTCGGAGAACAGGGAAGCCCTGAAGGCTTTGTTTGCCGCGGGCGTTGACGTGGAAGAGGGCGAATTTCAGGCTGGTGGGCATCGTCCTCTGGAGGGAAAAACCTTTGTCATAACCGGTATTTTGCCCGTTCTTTCCAGAAAAGAAGCCCAGGATCTTATTACCGCAGCGGGTGGCAGGGTGGCGGGGAGTGTCAGTGCCAAAACTCACTATGTGGTGGCAGGTGAAAAAGCGGGAAGTAAATATGAAAAAGCCCTTTCCCTGAATATCCCTATTCTGGATGAATCGGGATTGAGAAATCTTGTGGGATAATGTTGGCTCCGGTTTGGTTCTGCAGCTGGTAGCACGGAAAAATGCTGGCCTGAGGTTTTAAAATAAACAGCCCCTTCCTTTAAAGGACGGGGCTGTTTATATTCCATGACGTATTCTCTGACCGGATGGATCACAGAAAAAAGGAAATGTGCCGGTCAGAGTCCTGGTCAATAGTTGGTGGACTTCAGTTCAAAGTGAGCCTTGGGATGGGCGCAGGCAGGGCACATTTCCGGTGCTTTTTCTCCTGTATGAACATAGCCGCAGTTACGGCAGGCCCATGTGGTACCTTCTTCACGCTCAAAAACACGCCCTGCATCAATATTGGCTGCCAGAGCAAGGTAGCGCTGCTCATGATGTTCTTCTGCAACGCAGATCTTTTCAAATACCGTTGCAATCGCCTCAAAACCTTCTTCACGTGCCGTTTTGGCATAGCCGGGATACATGGATGTGAATTCTTCGTTTTCGCCCTTGGCAGCTGCCTTAAGGTTGTCTACGGTTGTACCGATAACGCCAGCGGGGAAATTCCAGCGAACTTCCACTTCTCCGCCTTCAAGGAATTTGAAAAAACGCTTGGCATGTTCTTTTTCCTGATTGGCTGTTTCTTCAAAGATGGCAGCAATCTGAACATAGCCCTCTTTTTTGGCCTGGGCAGCGAAATAGGTGTAGCGGTTTCTCGCCTGAGATTCGCCGGCAAAAGCAGTCAAAAGATTCTTTTCGGTCTGGGTTCCTTTGATGGATTTCATTCTGTTGCACTCCTTTAAATAGATTGAAGGTTCATTTTATAAGTACCACGCCACCATGGTATGGCGGTTCTGATGCC comes from the Desulfobotulus pelophilus genome and includes:
- the glyS gene encoding glycine--tRNA ligase subunit beta, with the translated sequence MTSLLFEIGTEEIPAGYIDPAIAALAAFLKKELAAARVDFGEITSFATPRRLCVRIADVATMQRPETTELMGPPEKAAFDAEGKPGIPAVKFAEKAGISLEEIEIRETPKGRYLFARVEEKVRPVAELFCHMLPAAVRALNFPKTMRWADTELAFARPIQRFVALFGEALIPFEVEGIVSDRLSSGHRFHHPQPVTIDLPEHYEGILKDAGVIADVQERKAAVARSVEEVAKNSGGRVLADEELLKIVTHLVEAPYPVMGSFDPAFLEVPREVLITSMREHQKYFAVEDEKGNLLPLFIAVNNTSPKDMELVRQGHQRVLRARLSDARFFWETDKKATFDQWNEKLDQVLFQAKLGTMGEKVARIRSLCASMGKDLGLDGEMMADLDRAASLCKADLASQMVYEFPEVQGIMGRAYALFHGENERVARAMEDHYRPLGSGGKLPEDLCGVVLSMADKLDTLCGCFAVGLRPTGAADPFALRRATLGILQMLLDKNLGFSLRELVTLALETLGDKKKEDGKETVQAVCDFMVTRLANLLAEKGFSREGIAAVLAVENNHIPDVLRRVEALDRVRNQPDFLALAGAFKRASNILKKAGDVKPLVDVSLLTEPAEKGLYEALELCVQTVDGHMVVNDLDAALASIATLRQSVDAFFDGVMVMAEDERVKNNRLGLLASIAALFNRIADFSRLG
- the ligA gene encoding NAD-dependent DNA ligase LigA, which translates into the protein MEKPLKEREGQCSEKVRQRAALLRKDLSRHSYRYYVLDDPEITDAAYDALFRELQELEGRFPELKTQDSPTLRVGAPPLSGFTPVFHRLPMLSLDNAFDEGEFFAFVQRIRKGVAGELLFSVEPKFDGIAVSLRYENGVLTEAATRGDGLVGEGVTENVRTIANLPLRLRVEEPPAVLEVRGEVLMDRKGFKALNLSREKTGEAPFANPRNAASGSLRQLDSRITATRPLRFFAHGMGEVEGLFLSSMAELFAFLRSAGFALSPLAQSAVLPEKVPDIYAEMVERRESLDYEVDGMVIKVENFDLQTRLGMTSRTPRWALAWKFPAMEARTRLERIEVQVGRTGVLTPVAILTPVEVGGVTVSRATLHNMDEILRKDIRIGDQVFIQRAGDVIPKVVKVIEHLRDGSEIVFQMPDHCPVCGSLVVQEEGEVAVRCVSATCPAQLKERIRHFASKPALDMDGMGEKLVAQLVDRGLVKTCADLFYLDVPGLAAMDRMGEKSASNLVKAIHDRKKTSFHRLLYGLGIRHVGVHTAKILGQRFRSFDNLMAADVESLSSVEGVGPVLAEAIRDYFSRSENREALKALFAAGVDVEEGEFQAGGHRPLEGKTFVITGILPVLSRKEAQDLITAAGGRVAGSVSAKTHYVVAGEKAGSKYEKALSLNIPILDESGLRNLVG
- the rbr gene encoding rubrerythrin, whose translation is MKSIKGTQTEKNLLTAFAGESQARNRYTYFAAQAKKEGYVQIAAIFEETANQEKEHAKRFFKFLEGGEVEVRWNFPAGVIGTTVDNLKAAAKGENEEFTSMYPGYAKTAREEGFEAIATVFEKICVAEEHHEQRYLALAANIDAGRVFEREEGTTWACRNCGYVHTGEKAPEMCPACAHPKAHFELKSTNY